Genomic window (Heptranchias perlo isolate sHepPer1 chromosome 11, sHepPer1.hap1, whole genome shotgun sequence):
AGAGAAAAGCAGTGAAAAGCGACATTGTGCTGCACAGTTTGAGCTGTCCAATAGTGACTTTGTTTTGTTTAATAGTGCATGTAGTTCAGGAGAAATTTTGAAACAAATAagacacaaaaataaaaacagaaaatgctggaaatactcagcaggtcaggcagcatctgtggagagaggaataaagttaacatttcaggtcgatgacctttcatcagaagtggaagaagaaaagatttaacagtttttaagcaggtacagagcccgggaaagggggggtggggggtggaaagaggaggggaggaaagaacaaaaagaagatggtgcaaggcaaggagggtggtaatgggacaagtaaagaaacaaaagatagatcaagaggagctgtaaatggcagcagcagatccATTACCAactcctgctgtctgaaaaaatgggagcagtggttatgatctgaagttattaaaatcagtGTTGTgtgcggaaggttgtaaagtgtctaaacgaaagatgtggtgctgttcctcgagcttacgtgagcttcattggaacagtgtaagaggctgagtggtcagagtgggagtgggacggggaattaaaatggcaagcgaccggaagctcagggtcacacttgcggattgaacggaggtgttcagcaaagcgatcgcccaatctgcatttggtctccccaatgtagaggacactgcatcatgagcagcgaatacagtattttaaattgaaagaagtacaagtaaatcactattTCACCTGGTAGTagagtttggggccctggatggtaagaagggaagaggtgaaaggacagggattgcatctcctgcgcttgcacaaGAAGGTGGTGTGGGAAGGGGAATGGGTgttgagggtgatggaagagtggccaAGGTATcatggagggaatggtcccttcggaatgctgaaaagggaggagaatggaaatttttggacactaagggaatcaagggatatggggatagggcgggaaagtggagttgaggtaaaagatcagccatgatctgattgaatggcgcagcaggcttgaggggctgcatggcctactcctgcttctggttCTAACGTTCTTAAGTTCttgtgtgtttggtggtggcatcgtgctggaggtggcagaaatggcggaggatgatctgttgaatgtgaaggctggtgaggtggaaggtgaggacaaggtgagaaccctatcgtggttctgggaaggAGGGGAAGGAATGAGGgcaaagtgcaggaaatgggatggacacagtCAAGGGCCCTGTCCAGTACAGtggggggaatcctcggttgaggaaaaatgaagacatatcagaagcactggtgtggaaggtggcatcgtcagaacagattcaatggagacagagaaactgggagaatggaatagaatccTTACAGGAAACGGGATGAGagcaagtgtaatcaaggtagatgTGGGAGTcgatgggcttataatagatattggttgacagcctatccccaggagtggagatagagaagtcgaggaagggaagggaagagtcggagatggaccatgaaaAGGCAGgcaaagctaggacccatacggatTCCCATAGCAAcaacttttatttggaggaagtgagtggagtaaaAGGAGacgttgttcaatgtaagaataagttcagccaggtggaggaggttggtggtggatggggactgattgAGCCTCcgatcaaggaagaagcagaCCATCCtgatgggggatggaggtgtagagagataggacgtccatggtgaaaaaaaGACAGTTAGGACCAGGAAGcgggaaactgttaaagtggtggatggcgtcggaagagtcgcggatgtaagtcggaagatactggacaaggggagaaaagatagagtcaagataggaataaataagttccgtggagcaagaacaggctgaagcaATGGGTCTACCgggtttgtggatcttgggaaggaggtagaagcgggctctGCAGGGTTGGGAGACTATAAAGTTGGAGGCcatgggggaagatctccagaggagatgaggtcagtgacaggcTGGGAAATGATGGCTTGATGTTTGGTGGTGGGGTCATGGTTCACGGGAAGCTAGAAGAAGGTGTCAGAGAGTTGATGTTCAGCCtccacaaggtagaggtctgttcgccaatcAACAACAGCACTGCCTTTGTCAGcgagtttaatgacaatgtcagggttggacctgagagaatggagTGCTGCACGTTCAAAGGGAGataggtgatcactttgctgaacagttCCGTTCAGTCGGCAAGcggtgaccctgagcttccggtcacttgtcattttaattctccgtcccgctCGCACTCTGACCGCTCtgccctcggcctcttacactgttccaatgaagctcaacagaagctcaaggaacatcacctcatcttttgattaggcactttacaaccttctggactcaacattgatttcaataacttcagatataaccactgctcccatttcttcgGACAGCAGATGCAAGTAATGGTCCTGATgttccatttacagctcctctagacccatcttttgtttttttacttgtcccgttatcaccctccttgccttgcaccatcatcccttttgttatttaatcctgctctccaccctatcacagaccttcccttttgttctttccatcCCTCCCCTTACCCCCTCCCTTTtcctggctttgtacttgcttaaaaactgttaaatcttttcttcttccagttctgacaaaaggtctttgacctgaaacgttaactctgtttctctctccacagatgctgcctgatttgctgagtatttccagaattttctatttttatttcagatttccagcatctgcagtattttgcttttgtttaagacACAAAAATTTatgggcccagaatttgctgtacccGGACAACGAACAGCGcccaccgttagttagacttacccTTGCTCGTTTAATCGCCATgatattttgcactgcaagttgctgtaagtgggtGAGGGAAACGGTGcgacgccctctacagggcatctgggatctgagtgatcagggcaagcaactgtgtatctccttaaccaatcagattaaaggattgttaaatgaacacCTTAAGGGctgaacaaggaagtgtaagttacaatgggtgaattcaatgtcaaatcaggtacagaaagagaaagaaagagagagaaagaaaggttggattaagagagagagagagataaagcgacagaaagaaaaagtaaataaaaattaattttaacttttttttaaatgtccaacaacaattaaaacttgaaggaatgagactccatacttgtaatagttaattttcaatgccagagaggttgactggcagtaattaagtcttatcacgctgttaaaagggtacttagacagaAATGGGCAAGTCCTAACTTtcagtggtgagtttagttcatatctaccaaatacagcaacttcacactgttcaatgCATTCGAATGGTGAATCAgatggcgagatgccattttcgtgaatctaacggcggagcagtgcatctcggacagcaacttttggatttccgcgtttaactgcgcatctgccctcacctgaagttgctgtgtgatttgtgcataaataacggtgagtgccgttagcctcaccattattttgacagcaaattccggcccaatGCTGTAAAAATTCTGTGGATGACATCAGAGACAGACAGGTTAGCAATCGTTTTCAAATTCTAATGTGCAATGTTGGTTGTTTGAATAAATGTAATGATCATGTTGTAAAAATATCACTAAATGCTTTttccaaagaaaatgaaaaagaaaaggtTTGCAGCCAAGAGTAAGTTTTAAGAGGAGGGATAATTCACCATGGTCACAGAGACTGTATCCCTGAAAATACATAAATATGTACCCTAACAAGCATTAACACAGCTTTTTCTAAAAAATGCATATTTATTTTTCAAACAAGCAACATTGGGGACTCAAGTGCTTGGATGAAATTTAGAGAAAGCTCCATTTTCATCTCTGAAGATACATTACtagattggtgggggggagttTTCTCAGGGCATATCCCACATTCCACCACTGTATTACTGACGGAAGTTGGGTGGGACTCTGTTTACACACATAATGTGGGGATTCTGCTgaacttccaccaaagttacagcagtggagcaggagaagccctgaggaaattttcCCACTTAACTTCTTTTCAGAATGTTGAGTGGTATTGTTACAAGTGTATTAGTGGACCAAAACTAAAAATCACTGCATCGAGCCTTACAAAGTTACGCAAAATCAGGAACTCTGGCAGCGAGCACAAGGTTGATGGGGACAGAGGCACtaagggtggagagagaaacacaggaccTAATATGCAGGGAGAGAAGTGTAAGACTTGGACAATGGGGCAGTCAGGGAGAGATAAGCAAGATTCAGGGCAGCTGTGAAAAGAAGCAGCAAACAAGGACTCAGATACAACAGACTTGGTTGTTAATGTTGTTAATGGCTAGATGCTGCACTAGATCATTACAAACCATTTTAACCACTGTCAAAGTGTTAGTCTTCATGTCTCTATCAAACACTTGTAGCCTAGTATGCTTATGCATTGTGACCTAGATTTTCTATGTGGGGAGTTCCCAATGTACGCAGAAGGCAAAGATATTTTGGAAGATGAGTCAACCTGCACTGCTCTCATGCACCTTCTAACAAGTGATGGGGGAGCAGCAATGTGAAAGGTCCAGGGACAGATCAACTGGCGACCTTCTTAGCCAGGAAATAGCATATGGTTTGGAAATGACCTAAAGAAGGAGAGTGAGTAAGTTACAGAATGGACTAATAATAATACGCTTAGGGGaatgaatttccttggggcttcttCCGTTTCGCGactataactttggtggaagtttAGCAGAACCAAACTTACTGGTGGCAGAACAGGAGAAGCCCTGAGAAAATTTGCCCCCTAAATATTTTTTAGACAGAGCAATCCTTTAGCTTCACAGTTATTTTCATAGACCTCAATTTGCCAAACAAGCGCTGATTATAAAAACAACTGTTACTTTGTGAAAATAAGCCCTTAAATATTATGTAGATTCAGAGTTTCCAGCACAGTACTCAGTTCTTACCTCCATGTACATTTAGAAGTATGCTTACACAAGTTTCCATTCCATTCAATGCTATCAAAGTTCGGGTATATTTTCCTGTGTCATTAAACTGAACAGATGGAAGCCGTAAATAAAGGCCATTCTTTTGAATAATCACACTGCGTTTAAATACACCAAAGATAGCTTCAGAAGTCGACTCTTTGGCTTTGATATAAGAAGAAATGCGGCGATTCGTTGAGTTCAAAGAAAATGTCCATTCAACTGAACATGTTTCACAATCTGTGTAGTTTGGATTCAGGACGATGTCTTCTCCAAGAGTTGCATTTCTGCTTGACTCGTTCACACATGAAAGAACAGTGAGTAAACCTGGATCAAACATAACAGCAATAATTAGGTATTGTTGGATTCAGAGTTAAGGACCACATGTGAATTGagtcatttccaccacctccttaGTACTTGTTGCTCCACAGTGCAAAAATATCCATAACTTGCaacaaattggcaatctcaaaAAGGCCACCAAAATGGCGTCCATGGGCACTGGAAACATTCATCCTGGTGCAGTAGTTGGTGTTGTTCTGAGATTAACATAAGTGAACTGTTTGggcagggagatttactctgtatttaatccATACAGCATCTGACCTGGAAACAGTGATTGTTTTGGAATTTTAACTATAAACAAAGCATAGATTTTGTTAATCGCACCTTTGTGTGTATCTCTGAGGTATAGggatcaattttcggatggccgagcgggtgcatttgtggcggggggggctcctaaaattggggattgccggaacgggtccagagcccggctccaacccgcccacgtccgggttccccaatgacgcgagtcggtgcgcgcgcagcccccggcgagttcccacttaagatcatttacagacctcattagttggagattttaggaggattcggaatTTGGACTACgcagagcatgtttcccatgctgggggaacaCTTCCTGTTTAAACAGatatgttgcagccagcagccagtggcagctgcaaaggtccatttaacaagtgcagggtaaaccctcattcattgcagcagggcactctgtcacctcagacaaagttttacctgccacaccgttgtctccacacccaaaattattaaatcataccctaaactctgctgtccaaacacatttacctactttgtggaccccctcacattcacacagtcaggatggggggggggagggtccattgctgcattcatcactccattggaggatgagcaacatcaccagcctcgccaggtatgccgtccacctccgccacgtggagctacacaacacagtgctgcgcaacaggcacctgcacaaagtagtcgtgcaactacacatacacccactgtagagtgacccaatgggtggcatcaagggtgttcatggagaacttcatgaaagggcattattgcacaagccagtcaagaatggccaagacgtggcagtagtggtgacaatataatatgtaatgtgagttgatcagaaatcaaatatatttaaaaaccatgacaaaccatcaaacatcctcgtgcatccccttcatgctcacgacatgtttgccttacgcttcctactacacatatgtgatgcatgccctgtggcttcagcacaggtagtggcaggtggggtgaggctgactgtgaaagagatgcacgagagggtgagtatgagacagagccatgagattgtatgaggattgggttaagtggtagtggtgggatgagtactggcgaggtgagtaagtgcaggtaagatgaggatgagctttgagtgggtgtgaggagtgatgtgacagagtagtgttggcagtgcagaaggagatgtggggtgggggcggtggtgtggcagacggagtgtaggggaatgagtaagtgtactcacttcggctgacctacttaggtcattgaagtgcctcctgcactgtatgcaggtgcgtgatatgttggtggtgctggtgacctcctctgccaccgcgagccaggccttcgtggtggcagaggcaggccacttcctcccgtctgctggggagaagatctatgtcctccccctcctgctcaccctcctccacaccctatccagtaagacctggagtgaggcatcattaaacctgggagcagccttccccaggggctgctcaatgctgtaattttggctcctttccgcaacatcagtcagtgggggactgcccctttaaatagggctcctccagctgacagcctatgatgcgggtgcgcagtccgcccgctgcgcagctttccagcacgaaacccggaagccaaggtaagtggcttcaatttacttacgatcacgtggggaacccaccgattttactgggcaggttacccacgcgcccagtcgacccccccactggcaacccgcctccctcctaatatcgggcccatagtctTTCTGACTGACCCTTTAGCAATAAAACCTTTCAAAGTTCATTTACAAAACAAAGAAATTGAGATATTGGGGGcaaaattcaacttcagtggggCACAAAACGAGTGGTAATGGATCATCCGCTTGTCATACACCCCACACGATTTTCAATacaaaggaaaattgggtggtgtGCACAAGTGGCTGATCCctactgaagttgaattttacccatcCTGTCAcacaatgaggaaagatttctgtaTAGAGAATAATTggcccttaattttacttggGGCCTGCAGAACCATTTTTACAATGGCAGGGCGGGACAGCACCAGGTGCATCACTGACCCTGCTGTAATTCACATATCAGCTCATTAGCAtgttccaacaacaacaacaatttgcatttctatagtgcctttaaagtaggaaaatgtcccaaggtgcttcacaggagcataatcagacaaaaattgccatccagataaagaaggagacattaggatgggtgaccaaaagcttggttaaagaggtaggttctaaggagggtcttaaaggaggagggagaggtggagaggcggagacattcagggatggaattccagatggctgaaggcacggctgtcaatggtggggtgaaggaagtggagggTGCACAAGATGCCTGAGTTGCAGGAATATAgagttcttggaaggttgtagggctagaggatatTAGTGAGTGGGCTGGGAATGCAACTCCCACTTCTATCAGCAAGTTGCACTCAGGAGTGAAGTAGGGAGAACGTGTGTTCACAAACTCACATAAGTTGCCAGTCCTCTTTTGCCACTGGTAGAGGCAGGTTTACTTTTTCCCCATTTGTTTTATGGCACTTTGCAGGGAAGGTTGTTAAAGTGCACCAGTTTATAATCAACTTGGACACCTAAGCTGGCTTGTGCTGTATGACTCCAATGAACATGCCTTTCTTCCCCCAAAAGCACCAGATAGAAAGGGATGGCCAGCCAAATACCCATAGGTTCTGCTCAGGACCTACAGATGGCAAATGGGGTGCAGCTTTACAAACTTGTGACTAGCTGTAGTAGTGAAACCCAAGGAcacaatgaaataaataattatTAGATCAACATGCAGCTAGTTCCAACTACCAAGAAAGCTCCTCTTTCATTAACAGGAACCAACAAGGCTCAATGGGCTAATCAatgggataaagcagcccgcttgattggcaccccatccaccaccctaaacattcactcccttcaccaccggcgcactgtggctgcaatgtgtaccatccacaggatgcactgcagcaactcgccaaggcttcttcgacagcacctcccaaacccgcgacctctaccacctggaaggacaagagcagcaggcacatgggaacaacaccacctgcacgttccccttcaagtcacacaccatcccgacttggaaatatatcgccgttccttcattgtcgctgggtcaaaatcctggaactcccttcctaacagcactgtgggagaaccgtcaccacacggactgcagcggttcaagaaggcggctcaccaccaccttctcgagggcaattagggatgggcaataaatgctggcctcaccagcgacgcccacatcccatgaacgaataaaaaaaaatcttccagctcccATTTTATTTGGGAGCTGGGCTCCAGCAGTGCTGTTCAGGTGATAAGAATGTATTATGGGACGAGAACTGTAATAACATTATTCTAAGGGCTTAATGAGCCGAGTACAAGCCCTCAGTGCTACCGGCACTTCCTCATTGCATTATCCCACTCTATGCATAACGGGTGTACAGCAGATCACAGGCCTCGGTGCCTGATGATGCAGGTTGCCTGTGTCCAATGCAGATCAACACTATGGTACCAAGCATTTCATTATCAACCCTGGCGAGTTTCTCACACCTGTGACAGTACAAAATGTTGCCTGGGGAACATCTTGGGCTATAAGCAGGTAAGAGTCCACAGTTGCATCATGTTAGTCTACTTACACAAAATGGTAGCTTGGGGTTTAACCAGAGCAAAAATATATCTAATTATAAGTGAAATTAGAAGTCAGTTTTAGAAAATTGCACAATTTTACTTGTTAGTTTGCCAGTCATAAAATTCTAAAATAATGCCTTagacttttaaaaatatatataattaatAATTTAGCAGAGTACTAATTTTAAATAACAAAGGACTGAAATGCTGATCTAAAATGTCTTTAGTAGGATTTGATGTTATTGCTGAAAGATCTTAAGGGAACTCTTATGTTAGAAAGTTGAAATAAATACAGCTAGGACTTGATACAGGGTGGGTGACTTCCTTAACTGATAAAATAAATTGGGCAACTTTGTCAttgaccactacactaccattgtTCCTTTGTATCTGACCAGAAAGGGTGAAAATGCTTCAGTTGTGATGGCAATCAGAACTCTGCCAGTACATGTG
Coding sequences:
- the si:ch211-213a13.1 gene encoding uncharacterized protein si:ch211-213a13.1 — protein: MGFIQHATALLIFYMNGLLTVLSCVNESSRNATLGEDIVLNPNYTDCETCSVEWTFSLNSTNRRISSYIKAKESTSEAIFGVFKRSVIIQKNGLYLRLPSVQFNDTGKYTRTLIALNGMETCVSILLNVHGEPKKINQSNAEVHSSRTITYLSVSIIGAILGVIIILALITWIVRKAAGTASSSGNRSSQSIQTMTDPIYGNWKNRRGV